The genome window AAGCTTCGTTGACCGGGTTGTCCTGCATGTATCGGGCGGCACCGGCGGGCACGGCTGTGTCTCGGTGAAGCGCGAGAAGTTCAAGCCGCTCGGCGGGCCCGACGGCGGCAACGGGGGAGACGGCGGCGCAGTCATTCTGCGCGTCGACCCGCAGACCACCACGCTGCTTGACTACCACCACGCTCCGCATCGTCACGCAACCAACGGCGGCAACGGTATGGGGGACTGGCGTGAAGGCCGCAAGGGCGAGACGCTCATCCTTCCGGTCCCGGACGGCACCGTGGTCAAGACCCGCGACGGTGAGGTTCTCGCTGACCTGGTGGGCACAGGGGCCGAGTACGTCGCGGCCGCCGGAGGCCAGGGCGGACTCGGTAATTCCGCCCTGTCCTCGCAAAAGCGCAAGGCGCCGGGTTTTGCCCTGCTCGGCATCCCTGGAGATGCCCGCGACATTGTGCTCGAACTGAAGTCCATCGCGGACATCGCACTGGTCGGGTTCCCGTCCGCCGGGAAGTCCAGCCTGATTGCTGCCATGTCAGCGGCGCGGCCGAAGATCGCCGATTACCCGTTCACCACTCTCCGTCCCAATCTTGGCGTGGTGGAAGCCGGAGATGTCCGCTTCACGATCGCAGATGTGCCCGGGCTGATTGAGGGAGCCAGCGAAGGCCGCGGCCTTGGCCACGACTTCCTGCGGCACGTGGAGCGCTGCGCCGCGCTGGTGCACGTGCTGGACTGCGCGACGCTGGAATCCGACCGCGATCCGCTGAACGACCTCGAGATCATTGAACGCGAGCTGGAGCGCTACGACGTCGACATGAGCTACGCCGGTCCCGGCGGAGAGGTCGTTCCACTCAATGAGCGTCCGCGCCTGGTGGCCCTGAACAAGGTGGACATGCCTGACGGGCGCGACATGGCCGAGTTCGTGCGGCCCGAACTGGAGAAGCGCGGATACCGCGTATTCGAGGTGTCCGCAACCACCCGCGAGGGGCTGCGGCAGCTGGGGTTCGCCATGGCCGAGATCGTGCGCGATGCGCGGGCGAAGCTGGAAGCAGCGCCGCCGGTAGTTACGCCCACCGTCCTGCGCCCTCGTGCCGTCAACGAAAAAGGCTTCACCATCAGGCGCGAGGAGAAGAACCTCGAGCCGCTGTTCAGGGTGCTCGGTGACAAGCCGGAGCGTTGGGTCAAGCAGACTGACTTCACAAACGATGAAGCCGTTGGCTATCTTGCCGATCGGCTCGCTAAGTTGGGCGTGGAGGACGAACTCTTCAAGTCCGGCGCCAGGCCGGGGGACACCGTCGTCATCGGCGAGGGCGACGGCGTCGTCTTCGACTGGGAGCCCACGATGGTCGGCGGAGCCGAGCTGCTCGCTTCGCCGCGTGGGACGGACGTCCGCCTCGAAGAGCTTGTACGGCCCACCCGGGAACAGAAGCGCGAGGACTACCAGAACCGTAAGGATGCGCGGGCAGCCGCGCGTGCCGAGCTGGAGGCGGAGCGGAAGGCCGGCATCTGGACGGAGTCGGTCAACTACAAGCACTCCCAGCCCAAGGCAGCCGACGACGACGGCGACGAGGGCTGACTGCCGCCAGCCGATTCGTCCGGTAAAGATCGCAAGGTAGACACCGACAGAAGGAATAGATGACCGAAAAGCGCCCGCTCAAGACCCGTTCCGGACTGGCCACGGCCAAGAGAATCGTTGTCAAGGTAGGTTCGTCCTCTCTCACGTCACTCTCCGGCGGAATTTCCGACGAAGCGCTGTATGCCCTCTCCGACGTGCTCGCCGCACGACACAATGAGGGCACGGAGGTCATCCTCGTCTCATCCGGTGCCATTGCGGCAGGGCTCGCGCCTCTCGGACTCGCGCGCCGGCCGAACCAGCTGTCCTCGCAGCAGGCCGCTGCAAGCGTCGGGCAGGGCCTCCTGATGGCCCGTTATACCCACGCCTTCGGGGCGCACGGAGTCACCGTCAGCCAGGTGCTGCTCACCCTCGACGACCTCATGCGCCGCAGCCACTACGCCAATGCCCATCGGGCGATGGAGCGGTTGTTGAACTTCCGCGTTGTTCCCATCGTCAATGAGAACGACACCGTGGCAAGCTCGGAAATCCGTTTCGGTGACAACGACCGTCTTGCCGCCCTGGTGGCACACCTGGTCAAGGCCGACGCGCTGGTCCTGCTCTCGGACGTTGATGCCCTTTACGACGGCCCGCCGCAGGACGGCGCCCAGCGTATCCCTGAGGTGCGGGGACCGGAAGATCTCGAGGGCGTCAGCATCGGCAGGACCGGCAAGGCAGGAGTGGGCACGGGCGGCATGGTCACCAAGGTGGAGGCCGCAACCATTGCCGCGGCGTCCGGGATCCCCGCCCTCGTGACCTCGACGGCCAACGCAGCGGCCGCCCTGGCAGGAGAGGATGTGGGTACCTGGTTCAGCACCAGCGGTCGTCGGCAGCCGATCCGGCTGCTGTGGTTGGCTCACCTCGCCCGCATTCAGGGCACGTTGACGATCGACGACGGCGCAGCCAAGGCAGTGGGGGAGCGCAGGCGCTCCCTGCTGCCGGCCGGCATTGTTTCAGTGAGCGGGGACTTCGAGCCCGGCGATCCGGTCGAGATGGTGGACCGCAGCGGCGTCGTCATTGCCCGCGGGCTGGTCAACTACAGTTCCTTCGAACTGCCGCGGATGCTCGGCCGGTCTACGAGCGAGCTCTCGAAGGAACTTGGCCCGGAGTACGAACGGTCCGTGGTGCACGTGAACGACCTGGTGGTTCTGAAGCCGGTTGCGCCCGCGTAAAGCCGGCTGGGGTTCGCTGCCGGTCCTCGTTAGACTGGATGGATGACTGACGTGACAACACAGCAGACTGCCCCCGCCATCCCCGACAGCACCGCTGCCGCGCAGCCGCTGGCTGTTGATGGGAACGTGGAGCAGGCTGTGCACGCCATCGCCGACCGCGCCAGGACGGCGTCGCGGGTCATCGCCCGCGCCAACCGGGCGCACAAGGACAAGGCGCTGCAGGCTATCGGTGAGGCGCTGGTCGCAAACCGCGACGCCATCCTGCGCGCCAATTCACTGGACCTGGAAGCAGGGCGGGCCAATGGGACTTCCAAGGCACTGCTCGACCGCCTCAGCCTGACGGAGGAGCGCATTGCTGGCCTTGCCGCGGCGCTGGACAATCTGGCCGGCCTTCCTGACCCGGTGGGAACCATTGCCCGGGGACAGACACTGCCCAACGGCGTCCGCCTCCGGCAGGTGCACGTTCCACTGGGTGTTGTCGCCGCCATTTATGAGGCCCGGCCCAACGTGACCGTTGATATCGCAGGCCTCGCCCTGAAGAGCGGCAACGCCGTTATCCTCCGCGGAGGCAGCGCGGCGGCGAACACCAACGCCGCACTGCTGGGAATCATCCGTGACGTACTGGACCGGACGGGGCTGCCTGCCGATGCGGTGCAGAGCGTGGATGAGTTCGGACGCGAAGGGGCCAACGTCCTGATGAAGGCGCGCGGACGGGTGGACGTACTGATCCCGCGCGGCGGTCATGACCTTATTCAGACCGTGGTGACCAACGCCTCCGTTCCGGTGATTGAAACCGGCGAGGGTAACGTGCACATCTTCCTCGATGAGAGCGCTGACGAGGAAATGGCCGTGGAGATCCTGCTCAACGCCAAGACGCAGCGTCCCAGCGTATGCAATACCGTTGAAACGCTGCTGGTCCACCGTGATGCCCAGGCAGCGCCTGCCGTGCTGGCTGCACTGGCGGGTGCCGGTGTGCGGATCCATGCCGACAGCCGAATCCAGGCCATTCTCCCGCAGGGCGTCACCGCAGACACCGCGGACGACGACGACTGGGCGCGGGAGTACATGGACCTGGACATTGCCGTGGCGATGGTGGACTCAGTGGATGAGGCCTTGGACCATATCCGAACCTGGAGTACCGGCCACACCGAAGCGATTATCACCAATAACCTCTCTCGCTCCGAGCAGTTCATTGCCGGCGTGGACTCGGCCGCTGTCATCGTCAACGCTTCCACCCGGTTCACCGACGGCGGCGAGCTCGGCCTGGGAGCGGAGGTGGGTATTTCCACCCAGAAGATGCACGCGCGCGGACCGATGGGGCTGAAGGAACTGACCACCACCAAGTGGATCATCCAGGGTGACGGGCAGATCCGGAAGTAGGAAGAAAGTACCTTCCGTTTACCGCGTAGGATAGAGGGGAATCATGCGCTGACGCGCGCCCTCGTAAAATAGTGCAGTCCGTGCGCACCTCATTCCCAAGGGGAGAAGAATGCTGAACCAGATCCTCAACGTTGCAGTAGTGGCAGCCGAGACCGCTGAGCACCACACCGAGCTTCCGATGCCGGCCATCGCATACGGCGCCATCATCATGGGTGCGCTGTTGCTGCTGATGTTCGTGACCATCTCGTTCACCAGCCTGGGGCACCGTCACGAAGCTGTGCGGGAGCACGCGGATCCGCACCGGCAGCACCCCAACAAGCACGATCACGGCGAAGCCTCCCAGCAGCACTGATTTCCTTGACCGTTCCTCCCTCATCAACTGCCCAGCATGGGATCAATCCCAATGCTCCCAGCCGCGGATCATCCCGTTGGCGTCTGGGGGTCATGGGCGGGACGTTCGACCCGATCCACCACGGGCACCTTGTTGCCGCGAGTGAGGTCGCTGCCGCGTTCGACCTGGACGAAGTTGTTTTTGTGCCCACAGGGCAGCCCTGGCAGAAGAACACGAAGGAAGTAAGCCCGGCGGAGCACCGCTACCTGATGACGGTGATCGCGACGGCATCGAATCCGCGCTTTACCGTGAGCAGGGTAGACATCGAGCGGCCAGGGCCCACGTACACCATCGACACCCTGCGGGATCTGCATGCATCCAGGCCGGAAGCGGAGCTCTTCTTCATCACCGGAGCTGACGCGATGGCGCAGATCCTGTCGTGGAAGGACGTTGACGAGCTGTGGTCGCTGGCCCATTTCGTAGGTGTGACCCGTCCGGGCCATGAACTGAGTACCAGGCGTACCGATGTGAGTCTCATGGAGGTTCCGGCCATGGCCATCTCGTCAACGGATTGCCGCCGGCGGGTGTCTGACGGGGAACCGGTCTGGTACCTGGTGCCGGACGGTGTTGTGCAGTACATCGCCAAACATGGGCTGTACCACAGGAACAAATTGGGGGCGGGCCAGACGGTCCACACTGAAGTATCCACCACTACATGACAATCACCGGGTGAGAAAGCAATGAGTAACGGTCACGAGTCC of Arthrobacter sp. JZ12 contains these proteins:
- a CDS encoding glutamate-5-semialdehyde dehydrogenase, whose product is MTDVTTQQTAPAIPDSTAAAQPLAVDGNVEQAVHAIADRARTASRVIARANRAHKDKALQAIGEALVANRDAILRANSLDLEAGRANGTSKALLDRLSLTEERIAGLAAALDNLAGLPDPVGTIARGQTLPNGVRLRQVHVPLGVVAAIYEARPNVTVDIAGLALKSGNAVILRGGSAAANTNAALLGIIRDVLDRTGLPADAVQSVDEFGREGANVLMKARGRVDVLIPRGGHDLIQTVVTNASVPVIETGEGNVHIFLDESADEEMAVEILLNAKTQRPSVCNTVETLLVHRDAQAAPAVLAALAGAGVRIHADSRIQAILPQGVTADTADDDDWAREYMDLDIAVAMVDSVDEALDHIRTWSTGHTEAIITNNLSRSEQFIAGVDSAAVIVNASTRFTDGGELGLGAEVGISTQKMHARGPMGLKELTTTKWIIQGDGQIRK
- the proB gene encoding glutamate 5-kinase — encoded protein: MTEKRPLKTRSGLATAKRIVVKVGSSSLTSLSGGISDEALYALSDVLAARHNEGTEVILVSSGAIAAGLAPLGLARRPNQLSSQQAAASVGQGLLMARYTHAFGAHGVTVSQVLLTLDDLMRRSHYANAHRAMERLLNFRVVPIVNENDTVASSEIRFGDNDRLAALVAHLVKADALVLLSDVDALYDGPPQDGAQRIPEVRGPEDLEGVSIGRTGKAGVGTGGMVTKVEAATIAAASGIPALVTSTANAAAALAGEDVGTWFSTSGRRQPIRLLWLAHLARIQGTLTIDDGAAKAVGERRRSLLPAGIVSVSGDFEPGDPVEMVDRSGVVIARGLVNYSSFELPRMLGRSTSELSKELGPEYERSVVHVNDLVVLKPVAPA
- the obgE gene encoding GTPase ObgE gives rise to the protein MASFVDRVVLHVSGGTGGHGCVSVKREKFKPLGGPDGGNGGDGGAVILRVDPQTTTLLDYHHAPHRHATNGGNGMGDWREGRKGETLILPVPDGTVVKTRDGEVLADLVGTGAEYVAAAGGQGGLGNSALSSQKRKAPGFALLGIPGDARDIVLELKSIADIALVGFPSAGKSSLIAAMSAARPKIADYPFTTLRPNLGVVEAGDVRFTIADVPGLIEGASEGRGLGHDFLRHVERCAALVHVLDCATLESDRDPLNDLEIIERELERYDVDMSYAGPGGEVVPLNERPRLVALNKVDMPDGRDMAEFVRPELEKRGYRVFEVSATTREGLRQLGFAMAEIVRDARAKLEAAPPVVTPTVLRPRAVNEKGFTIRREEKNLEPLFRVLGDKPERWVKQTDFTNDEAVGYLADRLAKLGVEDELFKSGARPGDTVVIGEGDGVVFDWEPTMVGGAELLASPRGTDVRLEELVRPTREQKREDYQNRKDARAAARAELEAERKAGIWTESVNYKHSQPKAADDDGDEG
- the nadD gene encoding nicotinate-nucleotide adenylyltransferase translates to MGGTFDPIHHGHLVAASEVAAAFDLDEVVFVPTGQPWQKNTKEVSPAEHRYLMTVIATASNPRFTVSRVDIERPGPTYTIDTLRDLHASRPEAELFFITGADAMAQILSWKDVDELWSLAHFVGVTRPGHELSTRRTDVSLMEVPAMAISSTDCRRRVSDGEPVWYLVPDGVVQYIAKHGLYHRNKLGAGQTVHTEVSTTT